One window from the genome of Crassostrea angulata isolate pt1a10 chromosome 2, ASM2561291v2, whole genome shotgun sequence encodes:
- the LOC128172237 gene encoding uncharacterized protein LOC128172237, producing MLVSFTFYILGMHARAFIFLQVKTVMKTLFFVIGLCIPFTKSHSVRSYMESDCSDPEESAIAECFKPRDPCCYLATRYDVTGCFLGCNTRCLTNRDPSTCNTCPDPDLSDCLQKPPGCEIGDLFYVGVNYSHGCFQKCLVQC from the exons ATGCTTGTATCTTTCACCTTTTATATATTAGGAATGCACGCGCGCGCGTTCATTTTTCTGCAAGTAAAGACTGTCATGAAGACCCTGTTCTTTGTCATTGGTCTCTGCATCCCGTTCACCAAGTCAC ATTCTGTACGGTCGTATATGGAGAGTGATTGTTCTGACCCAGAGGAAAGCGCTATAGCTGAGTGCTTCAAACCGAGAGACCCCTGCTGCTACCTGGCGACACGATATGACGTCACCGGATGTTTTCTTGGGTGCAATACAAGATGTTTAACAA ACAGGGACCCTTCCACGTGTAACACCTGTCCTGACCCAGATTTGAGCGACTGTCTACAGAAGCCCCCGGGCTGTGAGATAGGGGACCTCTTCTATGTGGGCGTTAACTACTCTCACGGCTGCTTCCAGAAATGTCTTGTGCAATGTTGA